The Streptomyces rimosus genomic interval CCGGGACAGCACGTCGCGCAGCTGCATCAGCCGCCGCTCCGCGTCCTGCCGTACGTCCAGTACGGCTTCGATCTCCCGCCGGGCGTCCTCCAGGGCGCGTGCCGCGCGGTCGTAGCGGGCGGTGTCCGGGCGGCCGCCGCCGGGCGCGGCGCTGCGGTCGGCGTCCGGGGACCAGAAGGCCAGCGGGTCGGAGATCACTTGGGCGCGCAGCTGCGTCAGTTCGTAGGTGATCCGCTCCAGGTCGTCGCCGGCCGGGTGCTCCCCTGGGCGTACGCCGACCGACCGCGCCAGGGACAGTGTGCGCCGCAGTTCGGCGGCGAGCAGGTCTATCCGGGCGGGCAGCGCGGACCATACGGCGTCGGCGGAGACGATGACGTCCAGCGCCGCCGCGTACAGCGTGTTCATCCGCCCGACCAGTTCCTCCAGGCTGAACTGTTCGCTCAGCCGGGCGGGGCCGCCGAACTGCGCGGTGCCCGTGGTGGCCGCGCCGGGGACCGTGACGCGGGCGCCGCGGAGCAGTTCGGTCAGTTCGGCCAGGTCGTCGGGGGACGGCCAGCGGCGGCGGGCGCGCAGCTCGCGGGCGGCGGTGAGGGCTGCCGTGTACGCGTCGAAGTGTGCCCACAGGACGGTGATGGACTGTTCGGTGGCGGCCCAGCGGTCCTTGGTGACGCCGGTGAGTTCGGCGCCCTCCAGGAGGCGGCGGCCCGCGTGGTCCTGGAGGGCGAGCAGCGAGGTCTCGATCGCCTCGTACTCGGCAGCGAGCCGGCCCAGGGCACGGTCCACCTCCTCCCGGTCCATCACCGGGGTGTGGGGCTTCCCCGGCGAGCCGGGGAAGGATCCGGGGACCCCCATCGATCACCTCTCCAAGTGCGTGTGGTGCGCGGCGGCCGTCGCGTCCGTCGCGGCTGGTCGTACGGCGGTACGGCTGCGGTCGCGGCGCCCGCGGTCGCGGCGCCCGCGGTCCGGCGGCACTGCTGCCTCCGGCGGCGTCGCCTGTCCTCCCGTGCTCACGTCCTTCCCCCTTCCGTGCCCCGCGGGCTCTGTCCATGGTGACGCCACCGGCGGGCGAACGCCGTTCCATGGCAGGGCGCCTCGCCCCGCCATCTGCCGACGGCACCGCCGCGCGCCGCCCGTTGACGCGGCACATCGCCGGTCCCGCCACGCGCCGCCCCGTACGCGGCGCTCGCCCGGCCCCCGCACGGATCAGTCGCTGTACTGGGGCTCGGGCGCCTTGGATATGCCGGGGAGGTCCGCCTGGAGCCACTGCCTGTAGGCGGCCATCCACCGGCTCCCGCCGCCGCCCTCGCGGTAGTTCTCCAGCACCTGGTTGACCCGCCGCACCAGGTCGGTGTCGGCGCGGTTGACCGCGACGCCGTACGGCTCGTCGGTGAACGGCTTCCCCTTCAGCTGCACCGTCGGGTCCTGCGCGGCCTGCGCCGCGGCCAGCGCGTTGTCCGTCACCACCGCGTCGGCCTCGCCGAGCTGGAGGCGCACCAGGCAGTCGAGCTGGTTCGGTACGGTCACGACCCGGGCGCCGTGCCGCTCCTCGGCCAGCCGGGTCTCGCCCGTCGAACCGGCCGCCGTGCAGACCCGCTTGCCCTTCAGTGAGTCGTCGAAGCCCGTGATCCGCGCGTTGATGGGCGCCAGCACCTGCTGGCCGCCCTGGAAGTACGCGGTCGAGAAGGCCACCTGCCGCTTGCGGGCGCAGTTGATCGTCATGGTCCGTACGACCAGGTCGACGGTGCGCTTCTGGAGCGCGGGAATGCGCTGGCTGGTGGGGATCGCCCGGAACGTGATCTTCGGGTCGGGGCCGAGGATGTCCTCGGCGATCGCCCGCGCCAGGGTGATGTCGAAGCCCTCCAGATCGCCGGTGGCCGGGTTGCGGTAGCCCCAGCGGTAGGTGTTCTGGTCGACACCGACGATCAGCCGCCCCCGGGCCTTGATCCGGTCCACCGCCGGGCCGCCCTCAGGGGAGGGCCGCAGGCTCG includes:
- a CDS encoding glutamate ABC transporter substrate-binding protein → MTTRARGLRNLRAALAPVAAGVCVMAATAAVLIPVLGGGDGPAPRPAPYGTHSARADAAAADCTPANAAASLRPSPEGGPAVDRIKARGRLIVGVDQNTYRWGYRNPATGDLEGFDITLARAIAEDILGPDPKITFRAIPTSQRIPALQKRTVDLVVRTMTINCARKRQVAFSTAYFQGGQQVLAPINARITGFDDSLKGKRVCTAAGSTGETRLAEERHGARVVTVPNQLDCLVRLQLGEADAVVTDNALAAAQAAQDPTVQLKGKPFTDEPYGVAVNRADTDLVRRVNQVLENYREGGGGSRWMAAYRQWLQADLPGISKAPEPQYSD